Proteins found in one Methanospirillum hungatei JF-1 genomic segment:
- a CDS encoding RPA family protein yields MSDNSANRRFERESAKRVFAAELREAHHHFREGTDDKSPTYILLPTGERCNRVFIAGTLTEKKKSEGEAVFYQIRVMDPTGIFFVSAGSYQPEALHQISSIESPSYVVIIGKPGVFQAPDGRNLVSIRAESITAVDKTVVDCWILDTARLTLDRIEKNNDDPDHQKAAEIYQRPFESWRPKVKEALASIQL; encoded by the coding sequence ATGAGTGACAACTCAGCAAACCGAAGATTTGAACGCGAGTCAGCGAAAAGAGTCTTTGCGGCAGAACTTCGGGAAGCTCACCATCATTTCAGAGAAGGGACGGATGACAAAAGCCCGACCTATATACTGCTTCCAACTGGAGAACGGTGTAATCGTGTATTCATCGCCGGAACTCTGACTGAAAAGAAGAAGTCTGAAGGAGAGGCGGTCTTTTATCAGATCAGGGTCATGGATCCCACCGGAATCTTTTTTGTGAGTGCCGGGAGCTACCAACCCGAAGCGCTTCATCAGATCTCATCGATCGAATCACCATCCTATGTAGTCATTATTGGAAAGCCTGGGGTGTTTCAGGCCCCTGATGGCAGAAACCTGGTATCAATCAGGGCAGAATCTATTACCGCCGTTGATAAAACTGTGGTTGACTGCTGGATTCTGGATACTGCCCGGCTTACGCTGGACCGGATTGAGAAGAATAATGACGATCCCGATCATCAGAAAGCTGCTGAAATATATCAGCGGCCATTTGAATCCTGGAGACCAAAAGTAAAAGAAGCACTTGCTTCTATACAACTCTGA
- a CDS encoding XcyI family restriction endonuclease, translating into MSDRSLIVLSPDLQFSFYNQLKIISEQYLSKALTDTILKMDIERIDGELLQLVSKDKIRKVAGWGLRGERIFPIPCILVANPFLLGYYRLLFGFSQKQFYQSNIFGKFGIFSSHGMSFYTLIMKLFLIVYDRLYGTLQFRVVSAYLSLIL; encoded by the coding sequence ATGAGTGATAGATCTCTTATTGTACTATCTCCAGACCTTCAGTTTTCCTTTTATAATCAACTAAAGATAATTTCTGAACAGTATCTTTCCAAAGCTCTCACTGATACGATATTGAAAATGGATATTGAAAGAATTGACGGGGAATTACTACAGCTTGTATCAAAGGATAAAATTAGGAAAGTTGCAGGTTGGGGTCTGCGTGGAGAAAGAATTTTCCCCATACCATGTATTTTAGTGGCAAATCCGTTTTTATTAGGCTATTATCGTTTATTATTTGGTTTTTCTCAAAAACAGTTTTATCAATCGAATATTTTTGGTAAATTTGGAATATTCTCATCCCATGGCATGAGCTTTTATACCTTAATCATGAAATTATTTCTTATCGTATATGACCGCCTGTATGGCACATTGCAGTTTCGGGTTGTATCAGCTTACCTTTCGCTGATCTTATAA
- a CDS encoding nucleic acid-binding, OB-fold, tRNA/helicase-type gives MELKEIADRISEKFAAAGHPIDRAKLEEKINRFVEEFSVPPAEAERSIIGDYARQFGMELPSAGPSKQDADSVIPISEIQAEQWVTVEGQIVTLIPSRSPSVAQSGVIMDSSGTMRFTVWAKANAPVMEQGKWYRLESAVADEYNGQVSLKVHSGTTITELSPDSVPEPVITPLSEIKPKQWISVEGEVTTIFPPRSPSIAQSGIFADNSGTIRFTVWASANAPLLEQGHWYRLDLVESDEFNGQLSIKIHSGTKITPISRDEMPDIEKTPVGELSPGVALVEGKVVAIEKQYSDQILQRGVFADDSGAVRFIIRNSPGAEPLMENQWYAIKGAVVDRYRGALSMQINPGTATPLLEDRSIRPNIIPVAQAGPGIVCLRVKLVQEYENTSERIFQSGLLGDESGTIRFVTWKDDMAQRLVPDMVYSIYYASVDEFNGRLSVTLNGATLLPDEGATIQVRSPNEEVKGAFVHLSPGSGLIKRCPVEGCGRVLSRQNYCPIHEIQPNYIYDLRVKGWLDDGQKTYDTIISREGVEELTGLNLITAQEMAENNPLGLDTVFYHVNEQILGRYLICRGKVFDNRLVAYNCEFQAFDAGMLAELMNRAEGGSHE, from the coding sequence ATGGAACTCAAAGAAATCGCAGACAGGATCTCCGAAAAATTTGCAGCAGCAGGTCATCCAATTGACCGGGCAAAACTTGAGGAAAAGATCAACCGGTTTGTAGAAGAATTCTCTGTCCCACCAGCCGAAGCGGAACGATCAATAATTGGTGATTATGCCCGGCAATTTGGGATGGAACTTCCATCAGCAGGTCCGTCAAAACAGGATGCTGATTCTGTAATACCGATATCAGAGATCCAGGCCGAACAATGGGTAACGGTCGAAGGACAGATAGTTACCTTAATCCCGTCACGCTCTCCATCAGTAGCCCAAAGCGGGGTAATAATGGACTCAAGCGGGACTATGCGGTTTACCGTGTGGGCAAAGGCAAATGCACCGGTCATGGAACAGGGAAAATGGTACAGGCTCGAATCTGCGGTAGCGGATGAATATAATGGTCAGGTAAGTCTGAAAGTTCATTCGGGAACCACCATAACTGAACTTTCTCCGGATTCTGTTCCTGAACCGGTGATCACACCGCTATCAGAGATAAAACCAAAACAATGGATATCTGTTGAAGGTGAGGTCACAACCATCTTTCCACCCCGGTCTCCTTCAATTGCACAGTCTGGAATATTTGCAGATAATTCAGGTACTATCCGGTTCACCGTTTGGGCCTCTGCCAATGCTCCGCTCCTTGAACAAGGGCACTGGTACCGGCTGGATCTTGTTGAATCAGACGAGTTTAACGGGCAATTATCAATAAAAATTCATAGCGGGACAAAAATCACCCCCATATCCAGAGATGAAATGCCTGACATCGAAAAGACCCCGGTTGGAGAATTATCACCTGGTGTCGCCCTGGTTGAGGGGAAGGTAGTGGCGATTGAGAAGCAATATTCTGATCAAATACTTCAACGGGGTGTTTTTGCTGATGATTCCGGAGCGGTCAGGTTTATCATCCGAAATAGTCCGGGAGCAGAACCCCTGATGGAAAATCAGTGGTACGCAATAAAGGGGGCAGTTGTGGATCGGTACCGGGGGGCATTAAGCATGCAGATAAATCCTGGTACAGCGACACCACTTCTGGAGGACCGGAGTATCAGACCAAATATCATTCCGGTCGCCCAGGCAGGGCCGGGAATCGTCTGTCTGCGGGTAAAACTTGTCCAGGAATATGAAAATACTTCAGAACGCATCTTCCAGAGCGGCCTTTTGGGCGATGAGTCGGGGACTATCCGGTTCGTCACCTGGAAGGATGATATGGCCCAGAGACTGGTACCGGACATGGTCTATAGTATCTATTATGCATCAGTTGATGAGTTCAACGGCCGGTTATCTGTAACCCTGAACGGGGCAACCCTTCTTCCAGACGAAGGCGCCACTATTCAGGTGAGATCTCCGAATGAGGAAGTAAAGGGGGCATTTGTCCACCTGTCTCCAGGATCAGGTCTTATCAAGCGATGTCCGGTTGAGGGATGTGGTCGTGTCCTCTCAAGGCAGAATTATTGTCCGATCCATGAAATTCAGCCGAATTATATCTATGATCTCAGGGTTAAAGGGTGGCTTGATGACGGTCAGAAGACCTATGATACGATAATTTCACGGGAGGGTGTTGAAGAACTGACCGGATTAAACCTCATCACGGCACAGGAGATGGCAGAGAATAACCCTCTTGGTCTTGATACCGTATTTTATCATGTCAATGAACAGATTCTGGGGCGGTATCTTATCTGCCGGGGCAAAGTGTTTGATAATCGCCTGGTTGCCTATAATTGCGAATTTCAGGCTTTTGATGCTGGGATGCTGGCCGAACTGATGAACCGTGCGGAGGGTGGATCACATGAGTGA
- a CDS encoding tRNA(Ile)(2)-agmatinylcytidine synthase, with protein MQKYTDEKLMTNTWFLIGLDDTDAPDGMCTTWLGAVLATILEKSGMKVFSSRLVRLNPTVPYKTRGNAAISLCVRGDPDYAFSIASGLVEKFAALSCENTHPGIVVGLQKPPADFYWKAVQSHCRIDEARDFLARYALRFLGYKLGRGLIGATAAVCSEFPDFTWEYLAYRHPGRLYTPRQVDAESLRLSEEQTSPHTWDTWDTDMKGPVCVPHTPDPVLFGIRGDSPFSVAHAVSMVRSEGADLARIWKTNQGTDAHLVFYAGSLLTEGISYLIRGRVHGTPKTGKGGHVIFPLKICDHQIHCMAFEPTKKFRDIVRSLRPGDEILVAGSYLKNTLNLEKMYVFSAEPYISVRAPICPACQKRMTSAGSGKGYKCRRCGNRTTNPEHIIEKRTISSGWYEVPPGARRHLSRPIVRGYVEPHPSYLPSSRKKGC; from the coding sequence TTGCAGAAATATACGGATGAAAAGCTGATGACGAACACCTGGTTTTTAATTGGCCTTGATGATACGGATGCTCCGGATGGAATGTGTACGACCTGGCTTGGAGCAGTGCTGGCCACAATTCTTGAAAAGTCAGGAATGAAGGTATTTTCTTCCAGACTGGTCAGACTCAACCCGACTGTGCCCTATAAAACACGCGGAAATGCTGCGATCTCTCTTTGTGTCAGAGGCGATCCGGATTATGCATTCAGCATCGCATCAGGTCTTGTGGAAAAGTTCGCTGCGCTCTCCTGTGAGAATACACATCCCGGTATTGTGGTCGGTCTTCAAAAGCCACCCGCTGATTTTTACTGGAAAGCGGTTCAGAGTCATTGCAGGATTGATGAAGCCAGGGATTTCCTTGCCAGATATGCATTGCGATTTCTAGGGTATAAACTTGGGAGAGGTCTTATTGGAGCGACTGCTGCGGTGTGTAGTGAGTTTCCAGATTTTACCTGGGAGTATCTGGCATACCGGCATCCCGGTCGGCTGTATACTCCCCGTCAGGTTGACGCCGAGAGTCTTCGATTATCAGAGGAACAGACCAGTCCTCACACCTGGGATACCTGGGATACGGATATGAAAGGCCCGGTCTGTGTCCCTCATACACCGGATCCGGTGTTATTTGGTATCAGGGGTGACTCTCCCTTTTCTGTAGCCCATGCAGTGTCGATGGTCAGATCAGAAGGAGCGGATCTGGCTCGTATCTGGAAGACAAACCAGGGGACTGATGCACACCTGGTCTTTTATGCAGGGAGCCTTCTGACTGAAGGGATATCATACCTGATCAGGGGCAGGGTTCATGGTACACCAAAAACCGGAAAAGGCGGCCATGTCATTTTCCCGCTCAAGATTTGTGATCATCAGATTCACTGTATGGCCTTTGAACCGACGAAGAAATTCAGGGATATTGTCCGATCATTACGGCCTGGTGATGAGATCCTGGTGGCCGGGAGTTACCTGAAAAATACCCTGAACCTTGAGAAGATGTACGTATTCTCTGCTGAACCATATATATCAGTACGGGCACCCATCTGCCCGGCATGTCAGAAGCGGATGACCAGTGCAGGGTCAGGAAAAGGGTATAAATGCCGCCGGTGCGGGAATCGCACAACCAACCCTGAACACATCATTGAAAAGCGGACCATCTCTTCAGGCTGGTACGAAGTTCCCCCCGGAGCACGACGTCATCTCTCACGACCTATTGTCCGGGGTTATGTTGAGCCTCATCCTTCCTACCTTCCCTCATCACGGAAGAAGGGGTGCTGA
- a CDS encoding adenosylcobinamide amidohydrolase codes for MRYFLRSNSLIVRGKFRICSSGPHGGIRNCTTLINHQVQNDFSHDPEKELELLSYSLGLSYTDTAGLLTAVDMNTLCILSWDTMMVFVTAGITHPDPVQSSVPASEDVPNPAPGTINIIVLTRDFHDQALVDAVITTTEAKVLALRDAGYDFAGTVTDAVIIASEGQGTIRYAGSATETGQRIHETVYTGVTKALLRQSDTKKKKPSFFIRSGIGGPHWVLWEKEHCPYYPCHYQGQRCDLCYCPLYPCGDTTLGDWILKSERAPVWACTRCLLNHHPLVTSHLLRNPEATLLELKSLYSKTL; via the coding sequence ATGAGGTATTTCCTCAGATCAAATTCCCTTATCGTACGTGGGAAGTTTCGAATCTGCAGTTCCGGACCTCATGGTGGCATTCGAAATTGTACAACGCTGATAAATCATCAGGTTCAAAACGACTTTTCTCATGATCCGGAGAAGGAGCTGGAGTTGCTCTCATATTCTCTGGGTCTTTCATATACGGACACTGCTGGTCTTCTGACGGCTGTTGATATGAATACGCTCTGTATTCTTTCCTGGGATACCATGATGGTCTTTGTAACGGCAGGGATAACCCACCCTGATCCGGTGCAGTCATCAGTACCGGCATCGGAGGATGTACCAAATCCTGCTCCCGGGACGATCAATATTATTGTCCTGACCCGGGATTTTCATGATCAGGCTCTGGTCGATGCGGTAATTACTACGACCGAAGCAAAAGTCCTCGCTCTTCGTGATGCCGGTTATGATTTTGCAGGAACGGTCACTGACGCGGTCATCATCGCATCTGAAGGCCAGGGGACCATCAGGTACGCAGGGAGTGCAACAGAAACCGGACAGCGGATTCATGAAACAGTGTATACAGGTGTAACAAAAGCTCTGCTTCGCCAGTCTGATACGAAGAAGAAAAAGCCCTCATTTTTTATCCGTTCAGGTATCGGCGGACCTCACTGGGTATTATGGGAGAAAGAGCATTGCCCCTATTATCCGTGTCATTATCAGGGGCAGCGATGTGATCTGTGTTACTGTCCGCTCTACCCGTGTGGAGATACAACCCTTGGTGATTGGATTTTAAAATCTGAACGGGCACCGGTCTGGGCATGCACCCGCTGTTTATTAAATCACCACCCATTGGTAACCAGCCATCTTTTGAGAAATCCTGAAGCCACTTTACTTGAATTAAAGTCTTTATATTCCAAAACTCTCTAA
- a CDS encoding DNA-methyltransferase: MALALLEDGWYLRSDIIWHKPNCQPESVKDRPTRSHEYVFLLSKNERYYYNHSVMKEPDSKGDGLRNLRTVWSIHTVPNAYDHSAIFPEGLIEPCVLGGSKEGNIVLDPFFGTGTVGIVSRRLGRCFLGIELNPDFINISLNRLSQQTL, encoded by the coding sequence ATGGCCCTTGCTCTTCTCGAAGATGGTTGGTATCTCCGGTCGGACATTATTTGGCATAAACCAAATTGCCAACCTGAGTCTGTAAAAGATCGTCCTACGAGATCACATGAGTATGTATTTTTGCTTTCAAAAAATGAAAGATATTATTATAATCATTCTGTTATGAAAGAACCGGATTCGAAAGGTGATGGCCTTCGAAATCTTCGTACAGTATGGTCAATACATACTGTTCCGAATGCGTATGATCATTCCGCAATTTTCCCTGAAGGATTAATAGAGCCATGTGTGTTAGGTGGATCAAAAGAAGGTAACATTGTACTTGATCCCTTTTTTGGGACAGGGACAGTAGGGATCGTAAGTCGAAGATTAGGTCGGTGTTTTCTAGGAATTGAATTGAATCCCGATTTTATTAATATTAGCTTGAATAGATTATCCCAACAAACACTATGA
- a CDS encoding deoxyhypusine synthase, protein MECDVPVRQVHLKPGMTVKSLISAMEQAGAYNGGALSRAVSITGTMYQDKRVTRFFGLAGAMVPAGMGGIVSDLMEAGYIDVLVSTGANLTHDIIEAIGCHHFRGTEKCNDIELRHDEINRIYDVYLPNDSFIKFEEFMQDILSKIPDGTVISITDLLAHIGSHLNSGILATAARKKIPVFCPAVQDSMIGLQFWLYRQTHKIVVDAFGDMDKIMDRCFSADIAGAFFVGGGVPKNYILQSMLMTPKGFTYAVQLTGDRPDLGGLSGATLDEARSWGKVDEDAQTVTVYGDATITFPLIMSAVLEK, encoded by the coding sequence ATGGAATGTGATGTGCCGGTACGACAGGTCCATCTTAAGCCTGGGATGACAGTAAAAAGTCTCATCAGTGCCATGGAGCAGGCTGGAGCGTATAATGGTGGTGCCCTGTCACGGGCGGTGAGCATAACCGGTACGATGTATCAGGATAAACGGGTAACCCGCTTTTTTGGTCTTGCCGGAGCGATGGTTCCCGCTGGAATGGGTGGTATTGTATCTGACCTTATGGAAGCAGGATACATTGATGTTCTGGTGTCAACCGGTGCCAACCTGACTCATGATATTATAGAAGCAATCGGATGCCATCATTTCCGGGGAACGGAGAAATGCAACGATATTGAGCTGCGGCATGATGAGATTAACCGGATTTATGATGTCTATCTCCCGAATGATTCATTCATAAAATTTGAGGAGTTTATGCAGGACATCCTCTCAAAAATTCCTGATGGTACCGTCATATCGATCACGGATCTCCTTGCCCATATCGGTTCTCACCTCAATTCAGGTATCCTTGCGACGGCGGCCAGAAAGAAGATCCCGGTGTTTTGTCCTGCAGTTCAGGACTCGATGATTGGGCTGCAGTTCTGGTTATACCGTCAGACCCACAAGATAGTCGTTGACGCATTTGGTGACATGGATAAAATCATGGACCGGTGTTTTTCAGCAGACATCGCTGGTGCGTTCTTTGTCGGAGGCGGTGTTCCGAAGAATTATATCCTCCAGAGCATGCTCATGACACCAAAAGGTTTTACCTATGCCGTGCAACTGACCGGAGACCGGCCTGATCTTGGTGGTCTCTCTGGTGCGACTCTTGATGAAGCCAGATCCTGGGGAAAGGTTGACGAGGATGCACAGACGGTTACGGTGTATGGTGATGCAACGATAACCTTCCCACTTATCATGTCAGCAGTTCTGGAGAAATAA
- a CDS encoding transcriptional regulator, with amino-acid sequence MSQDRLLRNVISVMIMAGYEVSEVFAMRPKSFDIIAGNGERIVVLKVISHIDSISEENARDLDRIARNLDGTPLIVGERARDAELERGAVYVRYGIFAINYPTLHDYFVEDSPPLIYASPGGLYVNISGERLRELRETRSLSLGDLGQILGVSRRTVAKYEAGMGTTIEIALRIEETFDSGVIEPIDLIQSKSQFTKPEMPEVPEEIPIQAAIEEMGMHVQPMYHAPFQALVRYDSHTILTGYGSAQKVARRAGIIGNISQVTRTHAMCVMTDDQRQRRIGRTLMIGEDSLLSLDEPDDLINLILN; translated from the coding sequence ATGTCCCAGGATCGTCTGCTCCGTAATGTCATCAGTGTGATGATCATGGCAGGATATGAAGTATCCGAAGTTTTCGCAATGAGACCGAAGAGTTTTGACATCATTGCAGGAAATGGTGAACGGATAGTAGTCCTGAAAGTCATCTCACATATCGATAGCATTAGCGAAGAGAATGCACGGGATCTTGACAGAATCGCACGTAACCTTGACGGTACTCCCCTTATCGTCGGTGAACGGGCCCGTGATGCTGAACTTGAACGTGGCGCAGTATATGTCAGGTACGGAATATTCGCGATAAATTACCCGACCTTGCATGATTATTTTGTAGAAGATTCCCCCCCGCTCATTTATGCATCACCCGGTGGTCTGTATGTGAATATCAGCGGGGAACGGCTGCGTGAACTTCGTGAGACCAGAAGCCTCTCTCTCGGAGACCTGGGGCAGATTCTGGGTGTTTCCAGACGGACGGTGGCAAAATATGAGGCAGGCATGGGAACAACGATTGAGATAGCGCTGCGTATCGAAGAGACTTTTGACTCAGGAGTAATCGAGCCGATCGATCTCATTCAGTCAAAATCACAGTTCACAAAACCTGAAATGCCAGAGGTTCCGGAGGAGATACCGATTCAGGCTGCAATAGAAGAGATGGGTATGCATGTCCAGCCCATGTATCATGCACCATTTCAGGCCCTTGTCAGGTATGATTCACATACCATACTCACCGGATATGGATCGGCACAAAAAGTCGCACGACGTGCCGGGATCATTGGCAACATTTCTCAGGTGACGCGGACACATGCCATGTGTGTGATGACCGATGATCAGCGACAGCGCAGAATAGGCCGTACCCTGATGATTGGTGAGGATTCTCTTCTTTCTCTTGATGAGCCGGATGATCTCATCAATCTGATCCTAAACTGA
- a CDS encoding DNA methyltransferase, producing MRDYRIPGQIGAERYLDDYIAHLVAVFREVRRTLTDDGTIWINIGDTYTSGNRKTRDSDKKNPARKMDYRPPTPEGLKPKDLIGIPWRWPLLFSKMVGISGRTLFGINQIANLSL from the coding sequence ATGAGGGATTATAGAATCCCTGGACAGATCGGTGCCGAAAGGTATCTTGATGATTATATTGCCCATCTTGTTGCCGTATTCAGGGAGGTGAGACGGACTCTTACAGACGATGGAACGATATGGATCAATATTGGTGATACCTATACAAGTGGTAACCGTAAAACCAGGGATTCTGATAAGAAAAATCCTGCCCGAAAGATGGATTATAGGCCACCAACACCTGAAGGTCTGAAACCTAAAGACCTCATTGGTATCCCATGGAGATGGCCCTTGCTCTTCTCGAAGATGGTTGGTATCTCCGGTCGGACATTATTTGGCATAAACCAAATTGCCAACCTGAGTCTGTAA
- a CDS encoding IS1634-like element ISMhu4 family transposase, producing the protein MIAPTHQIEHIGGIPYIFETLKELQIIRILNEVYSPHRNWVGLPIGETIAIWICYCLTENDHRMCPLEKWVTTKKNLLEKLIGFQFSPKCFTDDHLARILSLLHNNELWNRFESELNRSTLRIYGLTDENIVRLDMTTVNSNGIIDKNGLIQFGNSKDDASLPQIKIVLSVLDVLGLPLTVSVVPGNCADDPLYIPAMEKVKKSTGQSGLLFVGDCKMGAIATRLYTTINNDFYLCPLSEVSHPTQEIYSAIIAHQESNLSFTQVSRSYYDGSDAIIAEGFEKKISHSMEYEGKIITWEERLIYAKSFAHANKFRLSLEEQVKKAFFEINSMNKRGKGKKIYRTIEEAKEKVHAILGDKGLTAVFEVEYIEHISNTPKRKYGNNPARIEQSTRIEVKPTINLQALQQAQELSGWRVYVTNKPENELSMQDVVLTYRDQYIIEHQFHRLKGKALSLAPMFIQRDDRIDGLVKFLTIVMRPLVIIEKKVRDSLKSRGQGLSGLFEYNPTKIVNNPKTERIIEFFKEIYLLVSFYGEQVFYTITGINQKHREILNLMNVDISVYTQLGSIQESEFKISER; encoded by the coding sequence ATGATCGCTCCGACACATCAAATTGAACACATCGGCGGAATCCCATATATCTTTGAAACATTAAAAGAACTTCAAATCATACGAATTTTGAATGAGGTATATTCGCCTCACAGAAACTGGGTGGGTTTGCCGATTGGTGAAACGATTGCCATTTGGATCTGCTACTGCCTGACCGAAAATGATCATCGTATGTGTCCCTTGGAGAAGTGGGTTACTACCAAAAAAAATTTACTGGAAAAATTGATTGGTTTTCAATTTAGTCCAAAATGCTTTACTGATGACCATTTGGCTCGTATATTATCTCTATTGCACAATAATGAACTTTGGAACCGATTTGAATCTGAATTAAATCGTTCTACACTGCGTATATATGGTTTAACGGATGAAAACATCGTCCGTCTTGATATGACAACAGTAAACAGCAATGGAATTATCGATAAAAACGGATTAATACAATTTGGCAACTCAAAAGATGACGCCTCCCTCCCTCAAATAAAAATCGTACTTTCAGTGCTTGATGTGCTGGGTTTGCCCCTCACCGTTAGTGTAGTCCCTGGAAATTGTGCTGATGATCCTCTCTATATCCCTGCAATGGAAAAGGTGAAAAAATCTACGGGACAATCTGGATTACTTTTTGTGGGAGATTGCAAAATGGGTGCCATAGCAACTCGTTTGTATACGACTATCAATAATGACTTTTATTTATGCCCGTTATCAGAAGTCTCTCATCCTACTCAGGAAATTTATTCTGCAATCATAGCACATCAGGAGTCTAATCTTTCCTTCACACAAGTTTCACGATCGTACTATGATGGAAGCGATGCGATTATAGCCGAAGGATTTGAGAAAAAAATATCTCATTCAATGGAATATGAGGGGAAAATCATAACCTGGGAGGAACGGCTAATCTACGCAAAATCATTTGCTCATGCAAATAAATTCAGATTATCACTTGAAGAGCAAGTAAAAAAAGCTTTCTTTGAGATAAATTCAATGAATAAAAGAGGAAAGGGAAAGAAAATTTACCGAACAATCGAGGAAGCAAAAGAAAAAGTACATGCTATTCTTGGAGATAAGGGATTAACAGCGGTATTCGAAGTTGAGTATATCGAGCATATTAGTAATACTCCAAAACGAAAATACGGAAACAATCCCGCCAGAATTGAACAATCGACGAGAATTGAGGTTAAACCAACTATTAACTTGCAAGCCCTTCAACAAGCGCAGGAATTATCAGGATGGAGGGTATATGTAACAAATAAACCAGAAAATGAATTATCGATGCAAGATGTTGTTCTGACTTACCGTGATCAGTATATCATAGAGCATCAATTTCATCGGCTGAAGGGAAAGGCACTTTCACTTGCCCCAATGTTTATTCAACGAGATGACAGAATTGATGGTTTAGTGAAGTTTTTGACTATTGTAATGAGACCACTTGTTATTATTGAGAAAAAAGTCAGGGATTCGCTGAAAAGTAGAGGTCAGGGTTTGAGTGGTCTTTTCGAATATAATCCAACGAAAATAGTAAATAATCCTAAAACTGAAAGAATTATTGAGTTTTTCAAAGAGATTTATTTGTTAGTTTCATTTTATGGTGAACAGGTTTTTTACACAATTACTGGGATAAATCAAAAGCATCGAGAGATTTTAAATCTGATGAATGTTGATATTAGTGTTTATACTCAATTGGGATCAATTCAGGAATCTGAATTTAAGATCAGCGAACGGTGA
- the nrdD gene encoding anaerobic ribonucleoside-triphosphate reductase, which translates to MNWTKEQLALSEKYSCKEEIPESERRYKCHTCHLIVDESPCPVCGDVNLEIMCPLDNCDCSHEIAATIEYCPLCGEPVCPECGCHDVVQISRVTGYLQDVSGWNAGKQQELKDRQRYSIT; encoded by the coding sequence ATGAACTGGACCAAGGAACAACTGGCTCTTTCAGAGAAGTACTCCTGCAAGGAGGAGATCCCTGAAAGTGAACGAAGATATAAATGTCACACCTGCCACCTGATTGTTGATGAAAGTCCGTGTCCTGTCTGCGGTGATGTGAACCTGGAGATCATGTGCCCCCTTGACAACTGTGACTGTTCACATGAGATTGCTGCAACAATAGAATACTGCCCGCTCTGTGGTGAACCGGTCTGCCCTGAATGTGGATGTCATGACGTTGTGCAGATTAGCAGGGTTACCGGATACCTGCAGGACGTGTCCGGCTGGAATGCAGGCAAACAACAGGAATTAAAAGACCGTCAGCGTTATAGCATCACATGA
- the pyrF gene encoding orotidine-5'-phosphate decarboxylase, with translation MTEVILALDVGTRDAAVSIAEKTGPYLDAIKIGYPLVLAAGLTIADELSAGGLPLIADFKVADIPNTSRLIAEEVFSHGFSGIICHGFVGRDSVLACVDTAHDHGGECYVVTEMSHPGAVDFFHGGIAERIAALVCETGADGIIAPATRPERTQMLRTLIGTRKILSPGVGAQGGDPSAIAGIVDGIIVGRAIYESADPAGAAQQYAQFRSLRGTNPHLPYPLRE, from the coding sequence ATGACCGAAGTAATCCTTGCCCTGGATGTAGGCACCCGTGATGCAGCGGTGTCGATTGCAGAGAAGACTGGACCATATCTGGATGCGATAAAGATAGGCTATCCCCTGGTTCTGGCAGCAGGTCTTACGATAGCTGACGAATTATCAGCCGGGGGACTTCCCCTTATTGCCGATTTCAAGGTGGCTGATATTCCTAATACAAGCCGGCTTATCGCCGAGGAAGTTTTTTCTCATGGGTTTTCAGGAATTATCTGTCACGGCTTTGTCGGCAGGGATTCTGTGCTCGCCTGTGTAGATACTGCTCATGATCATGGGGGAGAGTGCTATGTCGTCACTGAGATGAGCCATCCTGGTGCGGTAGACTTTTTCCATGGGGGCATTGCCGAGCGGATTGCTGCACTTGTCTGCGAAACCGGGGCGGATGGGATTATTGCTCCAGCTACACGACCTGAACGGACACAGATGTTGCGCACTCTCATCGGCACCAGAAAGATCCTGTCACCCGGTGTTGGTGCACAGGGCGGGGATCCATCAGCAATAGCAGGAATCGTGGATGGAATTATCGTTGGTAGAGCAATTTACGAGTCTGCAGATCCTGCCGGTGCGGCGCAGCAATATGCACAGTTCAGAAGTCTTCGCGGAACGAACCCTCATCTTCCCTATCCATTAAGGGAATGA